Proteins from a single region of Apium graveolens cultivar Ventura chromosome 7, ASM990537v1, whole genome shotgun sequence:
- the LOC141671003 gene encoding plant cysteine oxidase 3 produces the protein MCGYLSKSLQFSQAIYRRFSAMTGEQLSSSSSSSSSSPSSIQGLYELCNQTFKRSASSPPSQAIQKVSSLLDTITSTDVGLKENEEDDKGHGLFGFNVFSRANRWAQPITYIDVHECDGFTMCIFCFPTSSVIPLHDHPGMTVLSKVLHGSLHVKAYDWVKPTRVEKNNGTKVRLAKLVVDKVVTAPCDTSILYPNSGGNLHCFTAITPCAVLDILAPPYSESAGRICTYYHDYPYSSFSTRCNDEVGDSKEEEYAWLAEIETPADLYMRSGRYTGPAIHYSD, from the exons ATGTGTGGATATTTGAGCAAGTCTCTCCAGTTTTCTCAAGCTATATATAGAAGATTCTCAGCTATGACTGGGGAACAActctcatcatcatcatcatcatcatcatcatcaccatcATCAATTCAGGGTCTTTATGAGCTTTGTAATCAAACCTTCAAGCGTTCTGCAAGCTCTCCTCCTTCTCAAGCTATTCAAAAAGTTTCTTCTCTTTTAG ACACTATAACTTCCACTGATGTTGGGCTAAAAGAGAATGAAGAGGATGATAAAGGTCACGGTCTTTTTGGATTCAATGTATTTAGCCGGGCCAATCGATGGGCTCAGCCGATAACATATATTGATGTCCATGAATGTGATGGTTTTACG ATGTGTATATTTTGCTTTCCCACCTCCTCGGTTATTCCACTTCATGACCATCCAGGGATGACTGTTTTGAGCAAAGTTCTCCATGGCTCCTTGCATGTGAAAGCTTATGATTGGGTTAAGCCTACACGCGTTGAAAAGAATAACGGAACTAAAG TGAGACTGGCAAAGTTGGTCGTTGATAAAGTTGTAACAGCACCATGCGATACATCGATTTTGTATCCAAATTCTGGGGGAAATCTGCATTGTTTCACAGCGATCACCCCTTGTGCTGTTCTTGACATTCTTGCACCTCCTTACTCAGAGTCTGCTGGCAGGATATGTACCTATTACCATGACTATCCGTATTCAAGCTTCT CCACAAGATGCAATGACGAGGTGGGTGATAGCAAGGAAGAGGAGTATGCATGGCTTGCAGAAATAGAAACACCTGCTGACCTTTACATGCGCAGTGGAAGATATACAGGCCCAGCAATTCATTATAGTGATTAA
- the LOC141671001 gene encoding indole-3-acetic acid-amido synthetase GH3.6-like, with translation MDCSSMMKEKEKKAFEFIENVTANADEVQKQVLAEILARNAGVQYLQRHGLDGRTDTKSFKKLVPIVTYEDIQPDINRIANGDKSPILCSQPISEFLTSSGTSGGERKLIPTIEEEINRKSFFYSLLLPIMNKYIPGLDQGKAMILLFIKSDSKTPGGLLARSALTSYYRSTHFINRSVENDPYTNYTSPNETILCLDNYQSMYSQILCGLCLHKEVVRVGATFGSVLIRAIQFLENNWPVLCNDIRTGALNPEITDPFVRESVMKILKPDPVLADFIEAECSKKPWKGIVTRLWPNTKCIEAIVTGTMSSYIPTLEYYSNGLPLVSLLYGSSEAYFGVNLNPLCKPSEAYYTLIPTMAFFEFLPLQRNKKVGDTNSNPMERSQLNEKEQEELVDLVDVKLGEEYEVVVTTYAGLYRYKVGDILRVAGFKNKAPQFNFICRKNVALSIEADKTDEDELQSAVEKAVINHLRPLNVNLVDYTAYADKSTVPGHYVIFCEYIVLNKGSTNTSQVVPPSVLEDCCLTIEESLNSVYRQGRVADKSIGPLEIKIVEGGTFNELMDYAVSLGASMSQYKTPRSVKTTPILDLLNSKVVSRHFSPRCPTWRPRYT, from the exons ATGGATTGCAGTAGTATGAtgaaggagaaagagaagaaagcTTTCGAGTTTATTGAAAATGTGACTGCTAATGCTGATGAAGTTCAGAAGCAGGTTCTTGCTGAAATTTTAGCTCGAAATGCTGGTGTGCAGTATTTGCAGCGTCATGGCCTTGACGGACGCACTGATACCAAGAGCTTCAAGAAACTCGTGCCCATTGTGACTTATGAGGATATTCAACCTGATATCAACCGAATTGCTAATGGTGATAAGTCTCCCATCCTATGTTCTCAACCCATTTCAGAGTTCTTGACAAG CTCAGGGACATCCGGAGGGGAGAGAAAACTGATACCAACCATTGAAGAAGAGATTAACAGGAAGTCATTTTTCTATAGCCTCTTACTGCCTATAATGAATAAGTATATTCCTGGTTTAGACCAAGGGAAAGCAATGATTTTATTGTTCATAAAATCAGATTCCAAGACTCCTGGTGGCCTACTGGCTCGTTCAGCCTTGACAAGCTACTACAGGAGTACACATTTCATAAACAGGTCTGTTGAAAATGATCCCTATACAAATTACACTAGCCCGAATGAAACTATTCTCTGCCTAGACAATTACCAAAGTATGTACTCTCAGATACTATGTGGATTATGTCTCCACAAAGAAGTTGTTCGAGTCGGAGCCACATTTGGTTCTGTCTTGATCCGGGCTATTCAGTTTCTTGAAAACAACTGGCCGGTGCTATGTAATGACATTCGGACTGGAGCACTTAACCCTGAAATCACAGATCCGTTTGTGAGAGAATCCGTCATGAAAATTCTTAAACCCGACCCAGTTTTAGCAGATTTTATTGAGGCTGAATGTAGTAAGAAGCCATGGAAAGGGATTGTAACAAGGTTGTGGCCTAATACAAAGTGCATTGAAGCTATAGTGACAGGGACCATGTCAAGTTATATACCAACTCTCGAGTATTATAGCAATGGGCTACCTCTTGTGAGCTTACTTTATGGTTCATCAGAGGCTTATTTCGGTGTTAATCTTAATCCTCTTTGCAAACCTAGTGAAGCTTACTATACCCTCATTCCAACAATGGCATTTTTTGAATTCTTGCCTCTGCAACGAAACAAAAAGGTTGGCGACACAAATTCCAATCCAATGGAAAGATCTCAGCTCAACGAGAAAGAACAAGAAGAGTTGGTTGATCTTGTTGACGTTAAGCTTGGAGAAGAATACGAGGTTGTAGTCACAACCTATGCTG GGCTCTACAGATATAAAGTGGGGGATATCCTACGAGTAGCTGGATTCAAGAATAAGGCCCCCCAATTTAACTTCATCTGTCGGAAAAACGTTGCTCTTAGCATAGAGGCTGACAAAACAGATGAAGATGAGCTGCAAAGCGCAGTAGAGAAAGCTGTAATCAACCATTTAAGGCCACTTAATGTGAATTTAGTTGATTATACTGCTTATGCAGACAAAAGCACGGTTCCAGGACATTATGTCATATTCTGTGAATATATTGTGCTTAACAAGGGATCAACAAATACAAGCCAAGTGGTTCCACCATCTGTTTTGGAGGATTGTTGTCTTACCATTGAAGAGTCGCTCAACAGTGTGTATCGACAAGGTCGTGTAGCTGATAAATCCATCGGTCCACTTGAGATCAAGATAGTCGAAGGAGGTACTTTCAATGAACTGATGGATTACGCTGTTAGCTTAGGTGCTTCAATGAGCCAGTACAAGACTCCTCGTTCTGTGAAGACTACGCCGATTCTGGATCTTTTGAACTCAAAGGTTGTGTCCAGGCACTTCAGTCCAAGGTGCCCTACATGGCGACCTAGGTACACGTAA
- the LOC141674215 gene encoding protein Dr1 homolog, producing MEAMDIVGRAKEDASLPKATMTKIIKEMLPPDVRVARDAQDLLIECCVEFINLISSESNEVCSREDRRTIAPEHVLKALEVLGFGEYIEDVYSAYEQHKVETMDTVRGGKWTTGAEMTEEEALAEQQRMFAEARARMNGTAVTPKEQEPEPSMDS from the exons ATGGAGGCTATGGATATTGTTGGGAGGGCTAAAGAGGATGCTTCGCTTCCTAAAG CCACCATGACAAAAATCATCAAGGAAATGTTGCCTCCAGATGTCCGTGTTGCTAGAGATGCTCAAGACCTTCTCATTGAATGTTGTGTAG AGTTCATTAACCTTATTTCATCAGAGTCAAATGAAGTTTGTAGCAGAGAAGATAGAAGAACAATTGCACCAGAGCATGTGCTCAAAGCCTTGGAG GTTCTTGGCTTTGGGGAATACATCGAAGATGTTTATTCTGCATATGAACAGCACAAAGTCGAGACAATG GATACTGTGAGAGGTGGAAAATGGACTACTGGAGCAGAGATGACTGAGGAAGAAGCATTAGCAGAACAACAGAGAATGTTTGCTGAGGCACGTGCACGGATGAATGGCACTGCAGTGACTCCCAAAGAACAAGAACCTGAGCCGAGTATGGATAGCTAG
- the LOC141672921 gene encoding kinesin-like protein KIN-8A, producing MPVSTRSQIKTPPDQRDQEDCNLSHHMRNPHYGLKEKMKALTLLYEQQKRASLSGVTTQENPRFSTQGTKDMRNRAVEDLKEESKKPRVMKENSMPNSIVTKTFVLPKPSTDNAKENVVAGGGEKIVGFSCPRKTASMSNTVARKLSMGGSIVPQSEPRGIGGGGLGIRNLQELETVSEKLGSRGSRILVFVRLRPMGKKERDAGSRCCVRIVNNRDIYLTEFANENDYLRLKRLRGRHFTFDASFPDTSTQHEVYSTSTAELVEAILQGRNGSVFCYGATGAGKTYTMLGTLENPGVMVLAIKDLFSKVRQRSYDGNHVVHLSYLEVYNETVRDLLSPGRPLVLREDKQGMVAAGLTQYKAYSTDEVMTLLQQGNHNRTTEPTRANETSSRSHAILQVVVEYRVMDAANNVVSRVGKLSLIDLAGSERALATDQRTLRSLEGANINRSLLALSSCINALVEGKKHIPYRNSKLTQLLKDSLGGACNTVMIANISPSNLSFGETQNTLHWADRAKEIRTKACDANEEILQVPESEPDQAKLLLELQKENRELRVQLAKQQHKFLAVQAQSLAANSSPAPSTGSSLLTPPRPSCKGNEKQKNRPSFLTGNCFTPESKRKKGDEETVKDLKQTVKALEAEIERIKKDHALQIKQKDAFIRDLSRKGVKQAEGLVGGQGAKRTVTRASLRPKEAIEGELKSPSHRFQSPAPAAKKRTFWDITTANSPSVTTLNGRKTRSHVASEGSAAPSMLLQPGFARQRPDPSKR from the exons ATGCCTGTTTCAACAAGGTCTCAAATAAAAACACCTCCAGATCAAAGAGATCAAGAAGATTGCAATTTAAGTCATCATATGAGAAACCCACATTATGGATTGAAGGAAAAGATGAAGGCTTTGACCCTTTTGTATGAACAGCAAAAAAGAGCTTCACTTTCTGGTGTTACAACTCAAGAAAATCCAAGATTTTCAACTCAGGGTACTAAAGATATGAGAAATCGAGCTGTCGAAGATCTGAAAGAGGAATCAAAGAAACCCCGTGTGATGAAGGAGAATTCAATGCCTAATTCTATAGTTACAAAGACTTTTGTTTTGCCAAAGCCTTCGACTGACAATGCCAAGGAGAATGTAGTTGCGGGAGGAGGCGAAAAGATTGTGGGATTTTCGTGTCCAAGAAAGACGGCCTCAATGTCGAATACAGTAGCAAGGAAATTATCAATGGGGGGTTCAATTGTGCCACAATCGGAGCCTAGAGGTATTGGGGGAGGTGGATTAGGGATTAGGAATCTGCAAGAATTGGAGACTGTTTCGGAGAAATTGGGATCAAGAGGTAGTAGAATTCTTGTATTTGTGAGGCTTAGGCCTATGGGGAAGAAGGAGAGAGATGCTGGATCAAGGTGTTGTGTTCGAATTGTTAACAACAGAGATATTTACTTGACTGAATTCGCTAATGAGAATGATTATCTTAGGCTTAAGAGGCTTCGGGGCAGACATTTCACCTTTGATGCATCATTTCCTGATACATCTACTCAGCATGAagtttattctacatc GACAGCAGAGCTTGTGGAAGCCATTTTGCAGGGGAGAAATGGGTCAGTCTTCTGCTATGGTGCAACCGGAGCTGGGAAAACATACACAATGCTGGGTACATTAGAGAATCCAGGTGTGATGGTTTTAGCAATCAAAGATCTTTTCAGCAAGGTTAGACAGAGGAGTTATGATGGAAACCATGTGGTTCATCTGTCTTATCTTGAGGTCTACAATGAAACTGTCCGAGATTTGCTTTCGCCAGGACGACCTCTTGTCCTGAGAGAAGATAAGCAG GGGATGGTGGCAGCAGGTCTTACTCAGTACAAAGCTTACTCAACAGATGAA GTAATGACATTACTTCAACAAGGAAACCATAATCGGACAACTGAACCAACTCGGGCCAATGAAACATCTTCACGTTCTCACGCCATTCTGCAg GTTGTAGTTGAATATCGAGTAATGGATGCTGCCAATAATGTTGTAAGCCGAGTTGGAAAGTTGTCACTTATTGATCTCGCGGGCTCAGAGAGAGCTTTAGCTACCGATCAGAGAACACTAAGGTCACTTGAGGGTGCCAACATTAACAGGTCCCTCCTTGCATTGAGTAGCTGCATCAATGCACTCGTCGAGGGAAAGAAACACATCCCTTACCGTAATTCCAAGCTTACCCAACTTCTAAAGGACTCGCTAGGTGGAGCTTGTAACACTGTGATGATTGCCAATATCAGCCCAAGTAATCTCTCATTTGGCGAAACACAAAACACTCTTCATTGGGCTGATCGAGCCAAGGAGATCCGCACCAAG GCATGTGATGCAAATGAAGAAATACTTCAAGTACCTGAATCTGAACCAGACCAGGCTAAGTTGTTGCTTGAATTGCAAAAAGAGAACCGGGAACTGAGGGTTCAATTGGCTAAGCAGCAGCATAAATTTTTAGCAGTACAAGCACAATCCTTGGCAGCAAATTCCTCTCCTGCACCTTCTACAGGTTCTTCACTTCTAACCCCTCCACGACCTTCTTGCAAAGGCAATGAGAAGCAGAAAAACCGTCCATCATTTTTGACTGGGAATTGTTTTACACCTGAATCCAAGAGAAAGAAGGGAGATGAGGAGACAGTGAAAGACCTAAAGCAAACTGTGAAGGCGTTAGAGGCAGAAATTGAGAGAATTAAGAAGGATCATGCCTTGCAGATAAAGCAAAAAGATGCCTTTATTCGCGATCTTTCTCGTAAAGGTGTCAAACAAGCTGAGGGACTGGTGGGGGGGCAAGGGGCAAAGAGAACAGTGACTAGAGCAAGCTTAAGGCCAAAGGAGGCAATTGAGGGTGAACTTAAAAGCCCAAGTCATCGGTTTCAATCTCCAGCCCCAGCAGCTAAGAAGCGGACTTTCTGGGATATAACCACAGCGAATAGCCCATCTGTTACAACATTAAATGGAAGAAAAACCAGGAGCCATGTTGCTTCCGAAGGTTCAGCTGCACCCTCCATGCTTCTTCAG CCAGGTTTTGCTCGCCAAAGACCTGATCCTTCGAAGCGATGA
- the LOC141671983 gene encoding protein LEO1 homolog, protein MVGEEKRHQMMQNLFGDQSEEEDDDDEVESEHESNRQPTHYVEDEGDGGMEPELEGEAEVEGQGEVEMESDVDLHDADPVHGESEAERDQSSQEVQVGDQREESEGKDFESDDQDDYRQRVATSKRRNAVESESERFEENADNEDEEVEQTKSQRSLGEEEDEAHISRTAPELRDVFGDSDDEEPEYAVENQIDHDSNRSPMDEEGSYEKGLQPEDMLADEEGQYESEEENRKAKHKERPVGPPLELEIPLRPPPARPEKMNMIKVSNIMGIDPKPFDPETYVDEDDFVTDESGSKKRIRLENNIVRWRNVKNPDGTITRESNARFIRWSDGSLQLQIGNEVLDISVQDAQHDQAHLFLKHEKGILQSQGRLLQKMRFMPSSLTSKSHRLLTALVDSRHKKVYKVKNCVTDIDPEREKEQKERAESQTIRANELLSRKKEKVNRKYTQTVRRERQLSPGFLEDALDEDDEADYYESRRSAPRRRFDDDMEMEDRAEKRILNAKKGHKDIPRKPSFPASKSSRRPVDFSDSEKEESEYETDGEEEDRSPARRMTEDPELDDEEEEGHYEEEADADEASEEEEQKHKAKDSQRNFKHKEIESDDESLKRKPTTHRRMAVVYDSDEE, encoded by the exons ATGGTGGGCGAAGAGAAGAGGCATCAGATGATGCAAAACCTATTCGGCGACCAATCAGAAGAGGAAGACGATGATGATGAAGTTGAATCCGAGCATGAATCTAATCGCCAACCCACTCATTATGTTGAG GATGAAGGGGACGGAGGGATGGAGCCTGAGCTTGAAGGTGAGGCTGAAGTAGAAGGACAAGGAGAAGTGGAAATGGAGAGTGACGTTGATTTGCATGATGCAGATCCTGTTCATGGAGAGAGCGAGGCCGAAAGAGATCAGAGTTCCCAAGAAGTACAAGTTGGTGATCAAAGGGAAGAAAGTGAAGGAAAGGATTTTGAGAGTGATGATCAAGATGACTATCGTCAGAGAGTTGCAACAAGCAAAAGAAGGAATGCCGTTGAAAGTGAATCTGAAAGATTTGAGGAAAATGCTGACAATGAAGATGAAGAGGTTGAACAGACTAAAAGTCAGAG ATCACTTGGTGAGGAAGAAGATGAAGCTCACATTTCACGCACAGCGCCCGAGCTTCGTGATGTTTTTGGGGACTCTGATGACGAGGAACCGGAGTATGCAGTTGAAAATCAAATTGACCATGATTCTAAT AGATCCCCTATGGATGAAGAGGGGAGTTATGAGAAAGGGCTCCAACCAGAGGATATGCTAGCTGATGAAGAGGGACAGTATGAGTCTGAGGAAGAGAATAGAAAGGCTAAACACAAGGAGAGGCCAGTTGGCCCACCTTTGGAGCTTGAGATTCCACTGCGTCCCCCTCCAGCCCGTCCAGAGAAG ATGAATATGATTAAAGTTTCTAATATTATGGGAATCGACCCCAAACCATTTGATCCCGAAACTTATGTTGATGAGGATGACTTTGTGACTGATGAATCTGGATCTAAAAAACGTATTCGCTTGGAGAACAACATTGTGCGCTGGAGAAATGTGAAAAACCCCGATGGCACAATTACC CGTGAAAGCAATGCTCGCTTCATTAGATGGTCGGATGGCAGCTTACAGTTACAGATTGGTAATGAAGTTCTTGACATATCTGTCCAAGATGCGCAGCATGATCAAGCACACCTTTTTCTTAAACATGAAAAG GGTATTTTGCAATCACAAGGAAGACTTCTGCAAAAGATGAGGTTTATGCCTTCTTCCTTGACATCGAAGTCGCACAGGTTATTGACCGCCCTTGTCGATTCACGGCACAAAAAGGTTTACAAGGTCAAGAACTGTGTCACAGACATTGACCCTGAGAGGGAGAAGGAGCAGAAGGAGAGG GCTGAAAGCCAAACAATTAGAGCTAACGAGCTTCTTAGTCGGAAGAAGGAAAAGGTTAATAGAAAATATACACAGACTGTTCGCAGGGAGCGCCAACTTTCCCCTGGTTTCTTGGAGGATGCACTTGATGAG GATGATGAAGCTGATTACTACGAGTCCCGACGTAGTGCTCCTCGACGACGCTTTGATGATGACATGGAAATGGAGGATAGAGCAGAGAAGCGGATCCTCAACGCAAAGAAG GGGCACAAAGATATACCTCGCAAGCCATCATTTCCAGCTTCGAAATCATCCCGACGCCCTGTTGATTTTTCTGATAGTGAGAAAGAGGAGTCCGAGTATGAAACTGACGGAGAGGAAGAAGATAGGTCCCCTGCACGTCGCATGACCGAGGATCCAGAACTGGACGATGAAGAAGAGGAAGGGCACTATGAAGAGGAAGCTGATGCTGATGAAGCATCAGAGGAAGAG